The DNA window ACGCCGCCGTACGCGGCTCGGTGCGGCTCGGCCGGACCGAGCTGGTCGGTGCTTCGGACACAGCGCTGACGGCGGTGCGCGGGCAGCGCATCGGGATGGTGTTCCAGGACCCGCTGTCCGCCTTCACCCCGGTGTACCGGATCGGGGACCAGATCGCGGAGGCCGTACGCGCCCACCAGGACGTCTCGCGGGACCGGGCACGGGCGCGGGCCGTGGAACTCCTCGACCTGGTCGGCATCCCCGAACCCGACCTGCGCGCCCAGGCGTTCCCGCACGAGTTCTCAGGCGGAATGCGGCAACGCGCCATGATCGCGATGGCCATGGCCAACGACCCGGACGTGCTGCTCGCAGACGAGCCGACGACGGCCCTGGACGTCACCATCCAGGCCCAGATCCTCGACGTGCTGCGCACGGCACAGCGGGAGACAGGGGCGGCACTGGTCCTGGTCAGCCACGACCTCGGAGTCATCGCGGGAACGGCGGACCGGGTCGCCGTGATGTACGCGGGGCGCATCGTCGAGACGGGGACGGCCTCCGAGGTCTTCGGACACCCAGCGATGCCCTACACGATGGGGCTGATCGGGGCGGTACCCCGGCTCGACGGGGGTGACGACGCGCTCGTCCCCATCCCCGGCTCGCCGCCCGCGGCCGGGCAGACGGGTCCGGGATGCGCTTTCGCGCCGCGCTGCCCGATGGCGCAGGAACGCTGCACGCAGGCCGTCCCGGCGCTGCGGCCGTCGGTGCGGGACGCTGGAGATCACCTCGCCGCTTGCGTCCGTGCCGGTGAGATCGTTGAGAAGGGGCTCGGGGTACTCGACGTCTACCCCGTGCCCGAGATTCCCCGGGCACCCGAGCGCACCACAGGGGAAACGGTGCTCGCGGTGACCGGGCTCGTCAAGACGTTCCCCGTACTCAAGGGGACGGTCTTCAAGCGGCGGGTCGGGACGGTGCACGCCGTGGACGGGGTCGACCTCGCCATCCGCGCCGGGGAGACCCTCGCGCTGGTGGGGGAGTCGGGGTCGGGGAAGTCCACCACCCTCTTCGAACTTCTCCACCTCGCCAGGCCCGAGGGCGGTGACATCGAGCTGTTCGGAAAGGCCACGGCCACGCTGACCAAGGCCGGGCGACGGGAACTGCGCAGCCAGGTGCAGATCGTCTTCCAGGACCCGATGGCCAGCCTCGACCCCCGCATGCCGGTCGGCGACATCATCGCCGAACCGCTCCGCGCGCAGGGGGCCGACCGGGCGAGCGCCGCCCGGCGGGTCCCGGAGCTGCTCGACCAGGTCGGGCTCGACCGGTCCGCGGCCCAACGCTTCCCGCACGAGTTCTCCGGCGGGCAGCGCCAGCGCATCGGGATCGCCAGGGCGCTCTCCGTGCGGCCGAAGCTGCTCGTGCTCGACGAACCCGTCTCCGCGCTCGACGTCTCCGTCCAGGCAGGGGTCCTGAACCTGCTGCGCCGACTCAAGTCCGAGCTGGGGCTCGCGTACCTCTTCGTCTCGCACGACCTGTCCGTCGTACGGCACATCGCCGACCGGGTCAGCGTCGTCTACCTCGGTCGGACGGTCGAGGCCGGTGCCGTCCGGGACGTCTTCGAGAGGCCCCGCCACCCGTACACCCAGGCACTCCTGTCCGCCGTACCGCTGCCCGACCCGGAACGCGAGCGCGAACGGCAGCGCGGCCGGATCCTGCTGGCGGGCGACCCGCCGAGCCCCACCCGGCGCTACGAGGGCTGCCGGTTCAGGGGCCGCTGCCCCGTGTACGCGCGACTGGACCCGGATCAGCGCGAGCGCTGCGAGACGCAGGCCCCGGAGCCGACCGCCCACGCGGCCGACCACGTGGCCTCGTGCCACTTCCCGACGGTGCGGGAGGTGCTCTGAGCGGAGGTGGTCCGGTCCCTCAGGTCCGGCACGGCCAGCGCTGTGCCGTTGCGCCGGCGCAGGCGCTCGTGTTCAGGCCGCCGGTCATGGCGAGGCCGAGGCAGCCGCCGCCGGCCGGACCTTGAGGGGGCGGCGGCGGAGCACTTTGCGGGACACCACGTTGCCGAGGAGTTGTGCCGACTGTACGAGTGCGATGAGCACGAGCACCGCCACCACCATCACCGAGGTGTCGAAGCGCAGGTGGCCGTAGGTCGTCGCCAGGGTGCCGGCACCTCCTCCGCCGACCGTACCGGCCACTGCCGAGAAGTCGATCAGCGCGATGAGCATGAAGGC is part of the Streptomyces sp. NBC_00454 genome and encodes:
- a CDS encoding dipeptide ABC transporter ATP-binding protein, with the translated sequence MTATRAVLSVRDLEVDFDGIPAVRGVSFSLARGEVLGLVGESGSGKSATALAMLGLLPANAAVRGSVRLGRTELVGASDTALTAVRGQRIGMVFQDPLSAFTPVYRIGDQIAEAVRAHQDVSRDRARARAVELLDLVGIPEPDLRAQAFPHEFSGGMRQRAMIAMAMANDPDVLLADEPTTALDVTIQAQILDVLRTAQRETGAALVLVSHDLGVIAGTADRVAVMYAGRIVETGTASEVFGHPAMPYTMGLIGAVPRLDGGDDALVPIPGSPPAAGQTGPGCAFAPRCPMAQERCTQAVPALRPSVRDAGDHLAACVRAGEIVEKGLGVLDVYPVPEIPRAPERTTGETVLAVTGLVKTFPVLKGTVFKRRVGTVHAVDGVDLAIRAGETLALVGESGSGKSTTLFELLHLARPEGGDIELFGKATATLTKAGRRELRSQVQIVFQDPMASLDPRMPVGDIIAEPLRAQGADRASAARRVPELLDQVGLDRSAAQRFPHEFSGGQRQRIGIARALSVRPKLLVLDEPVSALDVSVQAGVLNLLRRLKSELGLAYLFVSHDLSVVRHIADRVSVVYLGRTVEAGAVRDVFERPRHPYTQALLSAVPLPDPERERERQRGRILLAGDPPSPTRRYEGCRFRGRCPVYARLDPDQRERCETQAPEPTAHAADHVASCHFPTVREVL